The following coding sequences lie in one Anaerolineales bacterium genomic window:
- the queA gene encoding tRNA preQ1(34) S-adenosylmethionine ribosyltransferase-isomerase QueA — protein sequence MHTADFDYELPPDRIAQHPANPRDSSRLLILDRRNDDIQHRLFRDLPEYLSSKDVLVLNETRVIPARLHGRKLPGGGRVELLLLKRLAPQTWEAMVGGKGLKPGRRVALTAGITAEIEADLGGPRRRVRFSQPVTPELEEIGEMPLPPYIHAKLENPDSYQTVFAQTPGSAAAPTAGLHFTQELLDRIRAKGVHIARVTLHVGLDTFAPVSEQDPHSHPIHSEWCQITQEVVDAIIHCKQIGGRLIAVGTTSVRAMETAARAAQAGQMISAYEGDTDLFILPGFDFRVVDAMLTNFHLPRSTLLMMVSAFAGRERILRVYRIAIENGYRFYSFGDAMLIL from the coding sequence GTGCACACCGCTGACTTCGATTATGAACTCCCTCCCGACCGCATCGCCCAGCATCCCGCAAATCCGCGAGATTCATCCCGCCTCTTGATCCTCGATCGCCGGAACGACGATATACAGCACCGTTTATTCCGGGACTTGCCAGAGTACCTCTCCTCGAAAGACGTCCTCGTGTTGAACGAAACGCGCGTCATTCCCGCTCGTCTACACGGCAGGAAACTCCCCGGCGGAGGTCGGGTGGAATTGCTGTTGCTCAAACGCCTCGCGCCGCAAACATGGGAGGCCATGGTGGGCGGTAAGGGTTTGAAACCGGGCCGGCGAGTCGCCCTGACCGCAGGGATCACGGCGGAGATCGAAGCGGATCTCGGAGGCCCGCGCCGCAGGGTACGTTTCTCACAGCCAGTCACCCCGGAATTGGAAGAAATCGGCGAGATGCCGCTGCCGCCGTACATTCATGCGAAACTGGAAAACCCGGATTCCTATCAGACGGTCTTCGCCCAGACGCCCGGCTCCGCAGCCGCACCGACGGCAGGCTTGCATTTCACGCAGGAACTACTGGACCGTATTCGGGCGAAGGGTGTGCACATTGCCAGGGTTACGCTCCACGTCGGACTGGATACTTTCGCGCCGGTTTCGGAGCAGGATCCCCACTCCCATCCGATCCATTCGGAGTGGTGCCAAATCACGCAGGAAGTGGTGGATGCAATCATCCATTGCAAGCAAATCGGCGGCAGATTGATTGCCGTAGGCACGACGAGCGTACGTGCGATGGAAACCGCAGCGAGAGCCGCACAGGCGGGCCAGATGATCTCGGCATACGAAGGCGATACCGATCTTTTCATCCTGCCCGGGTTCGATTTTCGGGTCGTCGACGCCATGTTGACCAATTTCCACCTGCCCAGATCGACGCTGCTGATGATGGTCAGCGCGTTCGCAGGGCGCGAACGAATCCTGCGCGTCTACCGGATCGCCATCGAAAACGGCTACCGCTTCTATTCATTCGGCGACGCAATGCTGATTCTCTGA
- a CDS encoding AIR synthase family protein: MAKFPVGKLPAQVLSRLLQQLSSSDPNVILGPGIGLDCALIGRGEQVLVLKSDPITFTAENIGWYAVHVNANDIATTGAQPKWFLATLLLPAARFDENQIDTILKQIDEACQHVGATLVGGHTEITTGIDRCILCGTMIGEVEREDLITPQGARPGDTLILTKGIPIEATSILANDFADKLKSLPGDLLTRAQNFLHDPGIGVVTEALAAARCGGVSAMHDPTEGGLSTGVWELAAASKVGLILESEAIPIPVESQAICSALDVNPLEAIASGALLLTVRPGAAADVLAAIDATGVDAYVIGEVIEGENVAMRTSGSLTALPWPTRDALTHLIE; encoded by the coding sequence ATGGCCAAGTTCCCGGTTGGAAAACTCCCTGCACAAGTCCTGTCCAGGCTGCTGCAGCAGCTCAGCAGCTCGGATCCCAATGTGATCCTGGGGCCAGGGATCGGTCTGGATTGTGCGCTGATCGGACGCGGGGAACAAGTCCTGGTGCTCAAATCCGATCCGATCACCTTCACTGCGGAGAACATCGGCTGGTACGCCGTCCACGTCAACGCCAACGACATCGCCACGACGGGTGCGCAGCCGAAGTGGTTCCTCGCCACGCTGCTCCTGCCCGCGGCACGCTTCGATGAAAATCAAATTGACACAATCCTGAAGCAAATCGACGAAGCCTGCCAACACGTCGGCGCAACGCTCGTCGGCGGGCACACGGAAATCACCACGGGAATCGACCGCTGTATCTTGTGTGGCACGATGATCGGGGAAGTCGAACGCGAGGACCTGATCACGCCGCAGGGCGCTCGTCCTGGAGATACCCTCATCCTGACGAAAGGGATACCCATCGAAGCCACCAGCATACTCGCAAACGACTTTGCGGATAAACTGAAGTCGCTGCCGGGGGACCTCCTGACTCGTGCACAGAATTTTCTCCACGACCCCGGCATCGGCGTCGTTACGGAAGCGTTGGCGGCAGCACGCTGTGGAGGCGTCAGCGCGATGCACGATCCCACCGAAGGCGGTCTTTCCACCGGCGTGTGGGAGCTGGCGGCTGCGTCGAAGGTGGGACTGATCCTGGAATCGGAAGCCATCCCCATTCCGGTAGAATCGCAGGCCATTTGCAGCGCACTTGACGTAAATCCGCTGGAAGCTATCGCCTCCGGTGCGCTGCTGCTCACCGTGCGACCGGGAGCAGCAGCAGACGTGCTTGCTGCCATCGATGCCACCGGCGTAGATGCGTACGTGATCGGTGAGGTCATCGAAGGCGAGAATGTGGCTATGCGCACCTCGGGAAGTCTGACCGCCCTGCCCTGGCCGACTCGCGACGCTCTCACGCACCTTATCGAATGA
- a CDS encoding response regulator — protein MSDKILIVDDTTELLFFLDYIFKRSGFDVVTAANGKDAVRLAKETKPDVLLVDVMMPGIDGLEVCKQLRQDAEMHEVPILLYSAAVGEEIRQKALEAGANEFLGKTINHEELVTKVRNWLASES, from the coding sequence ATGAGTGATAAGATACTGATTGTCGACGATACCACAGAGCTGCTCTTTTTCCTGGACTATATTTTCAAACGCAGCGGATTTGATGTCGTAACGGCTGCGAATGGCAAGGATGCGGTCCGCCTCGCCAAAGAGACGAAGCCGGATGTACTCCTTGTGGATGTGATGATGCCGGGGATCGACGGCTTGGAAGTGTGCAAGCAATTACGTCAGGATGCAGAAATGCATGAAGTACCCATCCTGCTTTATTCTGCGGCGGTGGGAGAGGAAATTCGTCAGAAGGCGCTCGAGGCCGGCGCGAACGAATTCCTGGGAAAAACGATCAATCACGAAGAACTGGTTACGAAGGTGCGCAATTGGCTTGCCTCGGAGAGTTGA
- the ruvB gene encoding Holliday junction branch migration DNA helicase RuvB produces MVGREDRIVAPNRKVEDSNEPSLRPRMLHELINQERVTENLAILIQAAKGRGEALDHVLFHGPPGLGKTTLAHILANEMGVNIKVTSGPAIERAGDLAAILTNLQSGDILFIDEIHRLGRAVEEILYPAMEDYALDITIGKGPSARSIRLKLPRFSVVGATTRLALLTAPLRARFGAIHRLNFYESEAMEAIVSRGAEVLDVEIDPGGISEIACRARGTPRVALRLLRRVRDFAQVRCDGRVTRDNAKEALKLLEIDSIGLDDSDRRVLSTIIDKFDGGPVGLQTIAASISEEADTVMDVVEPYLLQLGFIDRTPQGRVATARAYEHLKLAPPTKQQPRLPEI; encoded by the coding sequence GTGGTTGGAAGAGAAGACCGTATCGTTGCACCAAATCGCAAGGTAGAAGATTCGAACGAGCCTTCCCTGCGTCCGCGCATGCTGCACGAACTCATCAATCAAGAGCGCGTCACGGAAAACCTCGCCATCCTCATCCAGGCAGCAAAGGGGCGCGGGGAAGCCCTGGATCACGTTCTGTTTCACGGCCCTCCGGGATTGGGAAAAACCACGCTGGCACACATTTTAGCCAACGAGATGGGCGTGAACATCAAAGTGACCTCAGGGCCGGCAATCGAACGAGCCGGAGATCTTGCCGCCATCCTCACCAATCTGCAGTCCGGAGACATCCTCTTTATCGATGAGATCCACCGGCTGGGCCGAGCGGTGGAGGAAATCCTCTACCCCGCCATGGAAGATTATGCCCTGGACATCACCATCGGCAAGGGACCCAGCGCCCGTTCGATCCGGTTGAAACTGCCTCGCTTTTCCGTCGTTGGTGCGACGACTCGCCTGGCGCTGCTGACCGCGCCGCTGCGTGCCAGATTCGGCGCGATCCATCGCTTGAATTTCTACGAATCCGAGGCCATGGAAGCCATCGTGTCACGCGGCGCCGAGGTGCTCGACGTGGAAATCGATCCCGGTGGCATATCGGAAATCGCCTGCCGCGCTCGCGGCACACCACGGGTCGCCTTGCGGCTTCTTCGGCGCGTACGAGACTTCGCACAGGTTCGCTGCGATGGCCGCGTTACCCGCGATAACGCCAAGGAGGCATTGAAATTACTCGAAATCGATTCTATCGGACTGGATGATTCCGACCGCCGGGTGCTCAGCACCATCATCGATAAATTCGACGGCGGGCCTGTTGGTTTGCAGACCATCGCCGCTTCCATCAGCGAAGAAGCCGACACGGTAATGGACGTCGTGGAACCCTATCTGCTGCAATTGGGCTTTATCGACCGCACGCCTCAAGGACGCGTGGCCACTGCGCGCGCATACGAACATCTGAAACTTGCACCGCCCACGAAACAACAGCCGCGGCTGCCCGAGATCTAA
- a CDS encoding DUF2905 family protein: MMPDTSTFAKWFIIAGLILLGIGGIMWLLGRSGISLGELPGDLRFRLGGNTTCFIPLVSSILLSLILTLILNLVLRLFK, from the coding sequence ATGATGCCAGACACATCGACGTTCGCAAAGTGGTTCATCATCGCCGGCCTGATATTGCTGGGAATTGGTGGGATCATGTGGCTTCTCGGTCGAAGCGGAATTTCGCTGGGTGAACTGCCCGGCGATCTGCGCTTCAGATTGGGTGGGAATACTACCTGCTTCATCCCGCTCGTGAGTTCGATCCTGCTCAGCCTGATTTTGACGCTGATCCTCAACCTCGTCCTGCGACTGTTCAAGTAA